A region of bacterium DNA encodes the following proteins:
- the rpsG gene encoding 30S ribosomal protein S7 has protein sequence MSRRQRVNKRQVLPDPKFKDRLVAKFINNLMFEGKKSIAERVFYEALNMVEDKMKEDPLKVFKRAIDNVKPALEVRSRRVGGATYQVPVEVRPDRRTALSIRWMIQNARERDRRITLGLAAEIIDAANNTGGAVRVRENTHRMADANKAFAHYRW, from the coding sequence ATGTCCAGAAGGCAGCGGGTAAACAAAAGACAGGTGCTGCCCGATCCGAAATTCAAGGATCGGCTGGTGGCCAAGTTCATCAATAACCTCATGTTCGAGGGCAAGAAGAGCATCGCCGAGCGCGTTTTTTATGAGGCGTTGAACATGGTGGAAGACAAGATGAAAGAAGACCCGCTCAAGGTGTTCAAGCGGGCGATCGACAACGTCAAACCCGCGCTGGAGGTCCGCTCCCGCCGCGTGGGCGGCGCGACCTATCAGGTGCCTGTCGAGGTTCGGCCCGATCGCCGGACCGCTCTGAGCATTCGGTGGATGATACAGAATGCCCGCGAGCGCGACCGGCGGATCACACTGGGGCTCGCCGCGGAGATCATAGATGCCGCCAACAACACCGGTGGCGCCGTACGCGTCCGGGAGAATACCCACCGGATGGCGGATGCCAATAAGGCGTTTGCACACTATCGCTGGTAG
- a CDS encoding GTP-binding protein, translating to MPRKIALEKIRNIGIMAHIDAGKTTTTERILYYTGRTHKMGEVHEGAATMDWMAQEQERGITITSAATTCEWNGHIINIIDTTGHVDF from the coding sequence GTGCCGAGGAAGATCGCACTCGAGAAGATTCGCAATATCGGCATCATGGCGCACATTGATGCCGGCAAGACCACCACGACCGAGCGAATCCTCTACTACACGGGCCGTACCCACAAGATGGGCGAGGTGCACGAAGGCGCCGCCACGATGGACTGGATGGCGCAGGAGCAGGAGCGCGGCATCACCATCACATCGGCGGCGACCACCTGCGAGTGGAACGGCCACATCATCAATATCATCGATACGACGGGCCATGTGGATTTC